The Inediibacterium massiliense genome has a segment encoding these proteins:
- a CDS encoding ABC transporter ATP-binding protein: protein MLKVNDFKVGYDGKTIVKDFNLHVKKGEIITIIGPNGSGKSTVLKAIGRLLKPMGGTIYLDKQLLWKMNGKEIAKEMACLSQHNIAPEDMTIRKIVSFGRNPHKAWFEGLSKKDEEIIDWAIEKTNLKSMQDKKMIHISGGESQRAWIAMALAQQPKILLLDEPTTYLDINNQIEILELVKELNEKLKLTVIMVLHDLNQAAKYSDEVIVLKNGEIKALGKPEEILNQDLIREIYNVEMNILKNQFGEKIILIPKKIYAKEA, encoded by the coding sequence GTGCTTAAGGTGAATGATTTTAAAGTAGGATATGATGGAAAAACCATTGTAAAAGATTTTAATTTACATGTAAAAAAGGGAGAAATCATTACAATTATTGGACCCAATGGTTCGGGAAAGTCAACGGTTTTAAAGGCTATAGGAAGATTATTAAAGCCTATGGGTGGAACTATTTATTTAGACAAACAATTGCTTTGGAAAATGAATGGAAAAGAAATAGCAAAAGAGATGGCATGTCTTTCTCAACATAATATAGCTCCTGAAGATATGACTATAAGAAAAATCGTAAGTTTTGGTAGAAATCCTCATAAAGCATGGTTTGAGGGACTTAGTAAAAAAGATGAAGAAATTATAGATTGGGCTATTGAAAAAACAAATCTAAAATCTATGCAAGATAAGAAAATGATCCATATATCAGGAGGAGAAAGCCAAAGGGCATGGATTGCAATGGCTCTTGCTCAACAGCCAAAGATTTTATTATTAGATGAACCTACAACTTATTTAGATATTAACAATCAAATAGAAATATTAGAACTTGTGAAAGAATTAAATGAAAAATTAAAACTCACTGTAATTATGGTTCTTCATGATTTGAATCAAGCAGCCAAATATAGTGATGAAGTGATTGTCCTTAAAAATGGAGAGATTAAAGCTTTAGGAAAACCCGAAGAAATATTAAATCAGGATTTGATCAGAGAAATTTATAATGTAGAGATGAATATATTGAAAAATCAATTTGGAGAAAAAATTATATTGATTCCTAAAAAAATCTATGCAAAAGAAGCATAG
- a CDS encoding amino acid ABC transporter ATP-binding/permease protein, which yields MRRDGIVIMGKLIGLVKPLIHIMAITITMGVLGFLAAIFITIYGGIGILESIGFDMGLPLQKIFIILGGLAISRGFLRYLEQYTGHFIAFKLLAILRDVVFKKLRNLSPAKLEGEEKGNLISIITSDIELLEVFYAHTIAPIMIGLITSMIMIFYIGKIHIYLGIIAALGYITVGLIIPYFSSRLGNKAGVDYRNSFGKMNSFMLDALKGMKEIMMFRLGEQRLSLIDQKGKLLNKEIDKMKKHEGFVRALGEASVFVFTMIVLFMSTYLLDQNVISFKEMVIATIAMMSSFGPVIALNNLSNNLLVTLAAGDRVLNLLEEKPIVKEVDDQKDISFGDIKMKEVSFSYDENIPILKDINVTFPKGKIICIVGESGCGKSTLLRLIMRFWDATKGSIQINGEGIQNVNTNSLRRIQSFVTQTTFLFNDTIEENIRIGKKDATIEEIKEAAKKASIHDFIESLPKKYQTTVGELGESLSGGERQRLGIARAFLHESDVILLDEPTSNLDSLNEKVIIKALKDECSQKTVILVSHRMSTISIADEVYVMHKGKIQKKERVMALN from the coding sequence GTGCGTAGAGACGGAATTGTGATTATGGGAAAGCTTATAGGTCTTGTAAAACCTTTAATACATATTATGGCTATTACTATTACTATGGGAGTGTTGGGATTTTTAGCTGCAATATTTATTACGATTTATGGCGGAATAGGTATTTTAGAGAGCATAGGTTTTGATATGGGGTTACCTTTACAAAAAATATTTATTATATTAGGAGGTCTAGCTATATCAAGAGGTTTTTTAAGGTACCTCGAACAATATACAGGACATTTTATAGCATTTAAATTATTAGCGATCTTAAGAGACGTAGTTTTTAAAAAGTTACGAAATCTTTCACCAGCAAAGCTTGAGGGAGAAGAAAAAGGAAATCTTATATCTATTATAACTAGCGATATAGAGTTATTAGAGGTCTTTTACGCCCATACGATTGCACCTATTATGATAGGACTTATAACATCTATGATCATGATTTTTTATATTGGGAAAATACATATTTATCTGGGAATCATAGCAGCTTTAGGCTATATTACTGTAGGCTTGATCATTCCTTATTTTTCATCTCGATTAGGCAATAAAGCAGGGGTAGACTATAGAAACTCTTTTGGAAAAATGAATAGCTTTATGCTAGATGCTTTAAAAGGAATGAAAGAGATTATGATGTTTCGTTTAGGAGAGCAAAGACTTTCTTTGATAGATCAAAAGGGAAAACTACTGAATAAAGAAATAGACAAGATGAAAAAGCATGAAGGTTTTGTTAGAGCTCTTGGAGAAGCAAGTGTATTTGTTTTTACAATGATTGTTTTGTTTATGAGTACATATTTACTTGATCAAAATGTAATAAGTTTTAAGGAAATGGTTATTGCGACCATTGCTATGATGAGTTCCTTTGGACCTGTGATTGCTTTAAATAATTTGTCTAATAATTTATTAGTAACCCTTGCAGCAGGAGATAGAGTATTAAATTTATTAGAGGAAAAGCCAATTGTAAAAGAAGTGGATGATCAAAAGGATATTTCTTTTGGAGACATCAAAATGAAAGAGGTATCTTTTTCTTATGATGAAAATATCCCTATTTTAAAAGATATAAATGTGACCTTTCCTAAAGGAAAAATTATTTGCATAGTTGGAGAAAGTGGATGTGGGAAAAGTACACTTTTAAGACTGATCATGAGATTTTGGGATGCAACAAAGGGAAGTATACAAATCAATGGGGAAGGAATTCAAAATGTTAATACCAATTCGCTACGAAGAATCCAAAGTTTTGTCACACAAACAACATTTTTATTTAATGATACGATAGAAGAAAATATACGTATAGGTAAAAAGGATGCAACTATAGAAGAAATTAAAGAAGCTGCAAAAAAAGCATCTATACATGACTTTATAGAAAGTCTTCCAAAAAAGTATCAAACAACAGTAGGGGAGTTAGGAGAAAGCTTGTCGGGAGGAGAAAGGCAAAGGCTGGGAATTGCAAGAGCTTTTTTACATGAATCAGATGTGATTTTATTAGATGAGCCTACCAGTAATTTAGATAGTTTGAATGAAAAGGTTATTATAAAAGCATTAAAAGATGAATGTAGTCAAAAGACAGTCATTTTAGTTTCACATAGAATGTCCACCATATCCATAGCAGACGAAGTATATGTGATGCATAAAGGAAAGATACAGAAAAAAGAAAGAGTTATGGCTCTTAATTAA
- a CDS encoding cobaltochelatase subunit CobN — MKICILTVSTTVISNISSILSKINSQINDSLEVALYYAASTSSDDKLSIIKEDILSSHAIIIDLMGSPKPIVEAVYDALENYNGHVIPIGGFGRAFMKLGSFKPNNKMMKSDKKPDMKKIQKMISMAEKLGKVLPGRLRDIRNMSHIAKYFKNASPDQLESMICLLLKFYGGYPSISIPQKPIELMDVGICDPYNRRFHDDYLSYANLHGYNPEKPNIGVFFYGHTYPNDCSSAIEKIVEKLRSIGNIVPIGFTKTSGNDPKEIKRLLHPYDQKVSIIISFLSFRIGAGPMGGNAEEIVDLFEELNVPVLHPFFLSRTTIDDWKTSEDRINSSEFMLSIMLPEMDGAIETYPVGAIHPKGLDPNLNIQLNEIDCMEERVEKLVHRVKNWVSLQKKNNSQKKIAIIGYNYPPGEDHLFHSAYLDTFQSISEILKTLKEEDYQLNVLSSEELMDTFLNKGLVNSPHYYYEKQSYINYPSQKYIESSKDFPPIKDVIDHWGNAPGSVMCKEKDFLIPGILNGNIFIGLQPSKGSNSNDSHLYHDKYAIPHHQYLAFYKWLQDDFHADIILHVGTHGTLELLPGKECGMTHNCYSDYLIGDIPHAYLYYCGNPAEAMTAKRRSHAVLVSYQPPIFTTANLYEEYTKLEDLIAQYHEALHMSPASCKDLLKEIFKISDALHLEKDLEWIEKELYKMKSSLIPKGLHVFGKSYSNTELKDFLWSLLKYDRGKIKSLKRIVAQKNNLDYDQIIDENNIHKLKLLDQEVEHIFNQIHFDSSFDKKLIQVYGNEIKETFEYGFDICNQIRKNHERQGLIKILNGEYLKAKIAGDPIKNPHVLPSGYNLYQFDSRFVPSYVAMMRGQKIAQNTLNIYKKLHGEYPKVTSVILWGLETCRSQGETIGQILYYLGVKMKENNNVWEPEFEIIPIKELNRPRIDVVVHICGFFRDMFENIIIILNEIFEAIYNLGNENNLNYFHINTKRLYDELIKEGYEKDTAMELSQSRIFGPSQSEYGTNVTSLIKEKNWEEELEIGKNFIDSMKHVYSKNHHGVHFKNLYEKNLSMIELISQVRNNHEYEIVDLDHYYEFFGGLSKSVEITRGQKSEVLISDTTTEYIETEKVEKSIERGIRTRLLNPKWIDEMLKHKYHGASAIAKRFENIQGLAATTNQINQWVYDSLYNQYVLDPSVKNKLQENNPYAYIEMIKQMLEYNQRGYWNAQDHQIYELQKSFLELEGDIEDR, encoded by the coding sequence ATGAAAATTTGTATTTTAACTGTTTCTACAACTGTTATTTCAAATATTTCTTCTATACTAAGTAAAATAAATTCTCAAATCAACGACTCCTTAGAAGTAGCACTTTATTATGCTGCTTCAACCTCTTCTGATGATAAATTATCAATTATAAAAGAAGATATTTTATCTTCCCATGCTATCATTATAGATTTAATGGGTAGTCCAAAACCAATCGTAGAAGCTGTATATGATGCACTAGAAAATTACAATGGACATGTTATTCCCATAGGAGGTTTTGGAAGAGCTTTTATGAAATTGGGAAGCTTTAAACCCAATAATAAAATGATGAAGTCTGACAAAAAACCCGATATGAAAAAAATACAAAAAATGATATCTATGGCTGAAAAATTAGGAAAAGTACTTCCTGGAAGATTAAGAGATATAAGGAATATGTCACATATTGCAAAATATTTTAAAAATGCATCCCCAGACCAACTCGAAAGCATGATTTGTTTACTCCTTAAATTTTATGGAGGATATCCATCCATCTCTATTCCACAAAAACCTATTGAACTTATGGATGTTGGAATATGTGATCCTTATAACAGGCGATTTCATGATGATTATCTCTCTTATGCAAATCTGCATGGATACAATCCCGAAAAACCAAATATTGGAGTATTCTTCTATGGACATACTTATCCCAATGATTGTTCATCAGCCATTGAAAAAATAGTAGAAAAACTTAGATCCATAGGAAATATAGTCCCTATAGGATTTACAAAGACATCCGGAAATGATCCTAAAGAAATCAAAAGACTTCTTCATCCATATGATCAAAAGGTGAGTATCATCATAAGCTTCTTATCCTTTAGAATTGGGGCAGGTCCAATGGGAGGAAATGCTGAAGAAATAGTTGATTTATTTGAAGAATTAAACGTGCCTGTACTACACCCTTTTTTCCTTTCTAGAACAACTATAGATGATTGGAAAACTTCAGAGGATCGAATCAATAGCTCTGAATTTATGCTATCTATTATGCTTCCTGAAATGGATGGTGCAATAGAAACGTATCCTGTGGGGGCAATCCACCCAAAGGGACTAGATCCTAATCTTAATATTCAACTCAATGAAATAGATTGTATGGAAGAACGAGTAGAAAAATTAGTCCATCGTGTAAAAAATTGGGTTAGTCTTCAAAAGAAAAATAATTCTCAGAAAAAAATAGCTATTATAGGCTATAATTACCCTCCTGGAGAAGATCATCTTTTTCATTCTGCATATTTAGATACCTTTCAGTCTATCTCTGAAATCTTAAAGACTTTAAAAGAAGAAGACTATCAATTAAATGTCCTTAGCTCTGAAGAATTAATGGATACATTTTTAAACAAGGGGCTAGTTAATTCTCCTCACTATTATTATGAAAAACAAAGCTATATTAATTATCCTAGCCAAAAATATATAGAAAGCTCAAAAGATTTTCCTCCTATAAAAGATGTCATAGACCATTGGGGCAATGCTCCTGGATCTGTCATGTGTAAAGAAAAAGATTTTTTGATTCCTGGAATCTTAAACGGAAATATTTTTATAGGACTTCAGCCTTCAAAAGGAAGCAATAGCAACGACAGTCATCTATACCATGATAAATATGCCATACCCCATCATCAATATTTAGCTTTTTATAAATGGTTACAAGATGATTTTCATGCAGATATTATCCTCCATGTAGGTACTCATGGTACATTAGAGCTTTTACCAGGAAAAGAATGTGGAATGACTCATAATTGCTACTCTGATTATTTAATTGGAGATATTCCTCATGCTTATCTATATTATTGTGGAAATCCAGCAGAAGCAATGACTGCAAAAAGAAGATCTCATGCTGTTTTAGTAAGTTATCAACCTCCTATTTTTACTACAGCCAATCTTTATGAAGAATATACAAAGCTTGAAGACCTTATTGCACAATATCACGAAGCATTGCATATGTCCCCTGCATCCTGTAAGGATTTATTAAAAGAAATATTTAAAATCTCTGATGCTTTACATCTTGAAAAAGATCTAGAATGGATTGAAAAAGAATTATATAAAATGAAGTCATCCCTTATTCCAAAAGGCCTTCATGTATTTGGTAAATCTTATTCCAATACAGAATTAAAAGATTTTTTATGGTCTTTACTTAAATATGATAGAGGAAAAATTAAATCTTTAAAAAGAATTGTTGCGCAAAAAAACAACTTAGACTACGATCAAATCATAGATGAAAATAATATTCACAAGCTAAAATTACTAGATCAAGAAGTGGAACATATTTTCAATCAAATCCATTTTGATTCTTCCTTTGATAAAAAATTAATTCAAGTCTATGGCAATGAAATCAAAGAAACTTTTGAATATGGATTTGATATTTGTAATCAAATACGTAAAAATCATGAAAGACAAGGACTTATAAAAATTTTAAACGGAGAGTACCTAAAAGCTAAAATAGCAGGAGATCCTATAAAAAATCCTCATGTATTACCTTCTGGCTATAATTTGTATCAATTTGATAGTAGATTTGTTCCATCTTATGTTGCCATGATGAGAGGACAAAAAATTGCACAAAACACTTTAAATATATATAAAAAATTACATGGAGAATATCCAAAGGTTACATCTGTCATATTATGGGGTTTAGAAACTTGTCGTAGTCAAGGAGAAACCATAGGACAAATTTTATATTATCTTGGTGTGAAAATGAAAGAAAATAATAATGTGTGGGAGCCTGAATTTGAGATTATTCCAATAAAAGAATTAAACAGACCTAGAATAGACGTTGTAGTTCATATATGTGGATTTTTTAGAGATATGTTTGAAAATATTATTATTATTTTAAATGAGATTTTCGAAGCTATCTATAATTTAGGAAACGAAAACAATCTCAATTACTTTCATATAAACACAAAAAGATTATATGATGAATTGATAAAAGAAGGGTATGAAAAAGATACTGCTATGGAATTATCACAATCTAGAATATTTGGTCCTAGTCAATCAGAATATGGAACCAATGTTACTTCTTTGATCAAAGAAAAAAATTGGGAAGAAGAATTAGAAATAGGAAAAAACTTTATAGATAGCATGAAGCATGTTTATAGCAAAAATCATCATGGTGTACATTTTAAAAATTTATATGAGAAAAATTTATCCATGATCGAATTAATATCACAAGTAAGAAATAATCATGAATATGAAATTGTAGATTTAGATCATTATTATGAATTCTTTGGGGGGTTATCCAAATCTGTAGAAATCACAAGAGGACAAAAAAGTGAAGTTTTGATCTCTGATACTACAACAGAATACATAGAAACTGAGAAAGTTGAGAAATCAATAGAAAGAGGTATTCGAACTCGACTTCTTAATCCAAAATGGATTGATGAAATGCTTAAACATAAATATCATGGTGCTTCAGCTATTGCCAAAAGATTTGAAAACATCCAAGGTCTAGCCGCTACCACAAATCAAATCAATCAATGGGTATATGATTCACTTTATAACCAATATGTATTAGATCCTTCTGTAAAAAATAAACTGCAAGAAAACAATCCCTATGCTTATATTGAAATGATCAAACAAATGCTTGAATATAATCAAAGGGGTTATTGGAATGCTCAAGATCACCAAATCTACGAACTTCAAAAATCCTTTTTAGAACTAGAAGGTGATATTGAGGATAGATAA
- a CDS encoding ATP-binding protein, with product MNKKIYPFTAIVGQEKMKKALMLNVINPKIGGVLIRGEKGTAKSTAVRALVEVLPTKEVVKDCPFNCEPNKQNEICDGCKEKIKRNQIYTERRRMKVIELPIGCTEDRAIGTLDIEHAIQTGEKKFEAGILAQANGNLLYVDEVNLLNDHIVDVLLDVAAMGVNHVEREGVSYSHPSHFILIGTMNPEEGDLRPQLLDRFGLVVDVFGERNVEDRVRVIQRRLLFEKDPYEFMEVYKEEQIKLSQKIEKAKDILNKVHIEDQLLSLTAEISIELGVDGHRADITMIKTAKTIAALNNRKEVNREDILEAAEFVLPHRMRTLPFEEGVLNKESLKKWIEGENL from the coding sequence ATGAATAAAAAAATATATCCGTTTACAGCTATTGTAGGACAGGAAAAAATGAAAAAGGCTCTTATGCTTAATGTGATCAATCCTAAAATAGGGGGAGTGTTGATTCGAGGAGAAAAAGGAACAGCCAAATCCACAGCAGTGCGAGCTTTAGTAGAAGTGCTGCCAACAAAAGAGGTGGTAAAGGACTGTCCTTTTAATTGTGAACCCAATAAACAGAATGAAATCTGTGATGGATGCAAAGAAAAAATAAAACGCAATCAAATTTATACAGAAAGAAGAAGAATGAAAGTAATAGAGCTTCCAATTGGTTGTACAGAAGATCGTGCTATTGGAACATTAGATATTGAGCATGCTATTCAAACAGGAGAAAAGAAATTTGAAGCAGGTATTTTGGCGCAAGCCAATGGAAATTTACTTTATGTAGATGAGGTCAATTTATTAAATGATCATATTGTAGATGTTTTATTAGATGTGGCTGCTATGGGAGTCAATCATGTAGAGCGGGAAGGGGTATCTTATTCACATCCATCTCACTTTATTTTAATAGGAACTATGAATCCAGAGGAAGGAGATTTAAGACCTCAACTTCTGGATCGATTTGGACTTGTGGTAGATGTATTTGGAGAAAGAAATGTAGAGGATCGAGTAAGAGTGATTCAAAGAAGATTATTATTTGAAAAAGATCCTTATGAATTTATGGAAGTATATAAGGAAGAACAAATAAAGTTATCACAAAAAATTGAAAAAGCTAAAGACATATTAAATAAAGTACATATAGAAGATCAATTACTATCTTTGACAGCTGAAATTTCAATTGAATTAGGAGTAGATGGTCATCGTGCTGATATTACTATGATTAAAACTGCAAAAACTATAGCTGCCTTGAATAATAGAAAAGAAGTAAATCGGGAGGATATTTTGGAAGCTGCTGAGTTTGTTTTGCCCCATAGAATGAGAACTCTACCTTTTGAAGAAGGTGTACTTAATAAGGAGTCTTTGAAAAAGTGGATAGAGGGAGAAAATCTATGA
- a CDS encoding ABC transporter ATP-binding protein/permease codes for MFNKRLIQLVPTCKRWIFLTVFINWLGLILNIGGIFSIASYIEYIYLYGVSWEKSIVTLWVLIGIVMGRLLCNYIGTKMAGKCSKDARITLRHILYKKLLDLGIHYQEMTSTSEVVQVAIDGIERLDMYFGRYLPQFFYSLIAPITLFTIISFINIKIAVVLLGCVPLIPISIIAVMKIAKNLLSKYWGIYVNLGDTFLENLRGLTTLKIYGRDEEKNEQMNQQAENFRKITMKVLAMQLNSITIMDFIAFGGSALGIIFVLKEFIKLNITIGGGFFIILLASEFFIPLRVLGSCFHIAIDGLAAADKIFSILDIPVIKYPTKKIKDFNHIDIRFKNVNFSYEEDRKILKDIHLDIENGQITGLVGSSGCGKSTIANIIMGFYKNYDGEILLNEYELRSIDPAQLRKKINVVTNNSYIFTGTIEENLKMGKSNVTQEEMYEVLKKVNLYEFVLSLEKGLQTQIKEGGANLSGGQRQRLALARALLYDSEIYIFDEATSNIDVESENIIMNLIYELGKVKTVILISHRLYNVRGADKIYVLSNGEIQQVGNHQTLIDEKGLYAQLVYEQNELENIGGESCA; via the coding sequence ATGTTTAATAAAAGATTAATCCAACTCGTACCAACTTGTAAAAGATGGATTTTTCTTACTGTATTCATCAATTGGTTAGGGTTGATATTGAATATAGGAGGAATATTTTCTATTGCTTCCTATATTGAGTATATATATTTATATGGAGTGAGTTGGGAAAAAAGTATAGTTACTCTATGGGTTCTTATTGGAATTGTCATGGGTAGGCTTCTATGCAATTATATAGGAACAAAAATGGCAGGCAAATGTTCGAAGGATGCAAGAATTACTCTTAGACATATTCTATACAAGAAATTATTAGATTTAGGAATACATTATCAAGAAATGACTTCTACTTCAGAAGTGGTTCAAGTTGCAATTGATGGAATAGAAAGATTAGATATGTATTTTGGAAGATATTTACCACAATTTTTTTATAGTTTAATTGCACCTATTACTTTATTTACGATCATAAGCTTTATAAATATAAAGATTGCAGTTGTTTTACTAGGATGTGTTCCTTTGATTCCTATATCTATAATTGCTGTTATGAAAATTGCTAAAAATCTTCTTTCAAAATATTGGGGAATTTATGTGAATTTGGGAGATACTTTTTTAGAAAACTTAAGAGGATTGACAACATTAAAAATATATGGAAGAGATGAAGAAAAAAATGAACAAATGAATCAACAAGCAGAAAATTTTAGAAAAATTACTATGAAGGTTTTAGCCATGCAATTAAACTCTATTACGATTATGGATTTCATTGCTTTTGGAGGAAGTGCTCTAGGCATTATTTTTGTTTTAAAGGAATTCATAAAATTGAATATAACTATTGGAGGCGGCTTTTTCATTATACTTCTTGCTTCAGAATTTTTTATTCCTTTAAGAGTTTTAGGTTCATGTTTTCATATTGCTATAGATGGACTTGCAGCAGCGGATAAAATATTTTCCATTCTAGATATCCCTGTAATAAAGTACCCAACAAAGAAGATTAAAGATTTCAATCATATAGATATCCGATTTAAAAATGTAAATTTTTCATATGAAGAAGATAGAAAAATTTTAAAAGATATTCATTTAGATATTGAAAATGGTCAAATCACTGGACTAGTAGGAAGCTCAGGTTGTGGAAAAAGTACAATAGCCAATATAATTATGGGCTTTTATAAAAATTATGATGGAGAAATTTTACTCAATGAATATGAGCTAAGAAGTATAGATCCTGCTCAACTTAGAAAAAAGATCAATGTAGTTACCAATAATAGCTATATTTTTACAGGAACCATTGAAGAAAACTTAAAAATGGGAAAATCAAATGTTACACAAGAAGAAATGTATGAGGTGCTAAAAAAAGTCAATTTATATGAATTTGTTTTGTCACTAGAAAAAGGTTTACAAACACAAATCAAAGAAGGAGGAGCAAATCTTTCAGGAGGACAAAGACAAAGACTGGCTTTGGCAAGAGCATTATTATATGATAGTGAAATTTATATATTTGATGAAGCTACTTCTAATATAGATGTAGAAAGTGAAAATATTATTATGAATTTAATTTATGAACTAGGAAAGGTAAAAACTGTAATTTTAATATCTCATAGACTTTATAATGTACGAGGAGCAGATAAGATTTATGTATTATCAAATGGAGAAATACAACAAGTAGGAAATCATCAAACGTTAATAGATGAGAAAGGTCTTTATGCTCAATTGGTTTATGAGCAAAATGAATTAGAAAATATAGGAGGTGAAAGTTGTGCGTAG